From one Ctenopharyngodon idella isolate HZGC_01 chromosome 15, HZGC01, whole genome shotgun sequence genomic stretch:
- the LOC127495579 gene encoding LOW QUALITY PROTEIN: calcium-activated chloride channel regulator 1-like (The sequence of the model RefSeq protein was modified relative to this genomic sequence to represent the inferred CDS: inserted 1 base in 1 codon) produces the protein MQAKIIIDDANRAYGDEPYTHQYGECGAEAQYIHFTPNFLRDDKLIKTYGSRGKVLVHEWAHLRWGVYDEYSETKPFYYSNGRIEATRCSKNIEGQFYDESNRPCYTDPQTLLPTKGCKFYPNKYQNTDSSIMFLPSLDSVITFCHENEHNYEAPNLQNKKCGKATWTVIFEDSVDKDALRSLKPLLSSPPAPSFKVVQRMHRVVCLVLDVSGSMKDSRILRLQQASTHFLQNIIEDQASVGIVTFSSGASTLSPLTTIDDSTREKLVKLLPKVADGGTFICKGLNLGLEVLKKDNGDVIGDEIIFLTDGEASDDINSCVPAAIKSGAIIHTIALGDKADEALRKMAAKTGGKFITASDDILSNQLLNGFSSLTIPTGDQTKDPVQIDSVGIKTSDWFNGTILVDQTIGTKTSFTITYEKSLPDISIHSPSGSTYKQVQMRHDKAAKTVTFKVPGTAEPGDWKYSIQTTISQSLTITATSQMARPDVPPIIVKARMNQQFSDGTKPMIVFAEVSQNYKPVIKAEVWAYLESESGSAQELQLLDNGAGADTFKDDGIYSRYFTQLKKGRSSLKVKVKNQDGQARFTFQKSGGAPYVPGYVVNGVVEMNPPKPPVSEESLEVGRFTRTVTGESFEVVFTGSTPPNFPPNRITDLSAEIQEDSVLLNWTAPGEDLDYGTAKSYEIRWSFDLKVLRFNFSNAHVFNTTAISPQEAGSVEQHSFNPNITIQNGTTIFFAVQSEDKENVKSEISNIAQASKMVPGPXTTHMPEIDLKLMFIAISVCLATVVIIGIIAITTWALSRRKLSS, from the exons ATGCaggcaaaaataataattgatgaCGCTAATCGAGCATATGGTGATGAACCTTACACTCATCAGTATGGTGAATGTGGAGCTGAGGCTCAGTACATTCATTTCACCCCAAACTTCCTCCGAGACGACAAACTCATTAAGACTTATGGGTCAAGAG gaAAGGTCTTGGTTCATGAATGGGCTCATCTGAGATGGGGCGTGTATGATGAATACAGTGAAACAAAACCATTCTACTACTCTAATGGCCGTATTGAAGCTACAAG GTGTAGCAAAAACATTGAAGGTCAGTTTTATGATGAATCAAATCGACCGTGCTACACTGATCCACAAACTTTACTGCCAACTAAGGGGTGCAAGTTTTATCCTAACAAATATCAAAACACAGACAGCTCTATAATGTTCCTACCAAGTCTGGATTCT GTGATCACATTTTGTCATGAAAACGAGCACAATTATGAAGCCCCAAActtgcaaaacaaaaaatgtggcAAAGCAACATGGACTGTGATATTTGAGGATTCTGTTGATAAAGACGCACTTCGTTCTCTGAAACCACTGCTGTCCTCTCCACCAGCGCCATCTTTCAAAGTTGTGCAGCGAATGCATCGGGTTGTTTGTCTCGTCCTTGATGTCTCAGGAAGCATGAAA GACTCCAGAATCCTTCGACTACAGCAGGCTTCCACACATTTCCTGCAGAACATCATTGAGGATCAAGCCAGTGTTGGAATTGTAACCTTTAGTTCCGGTGCTTCTACTCTGAGCCCCTTGACTACTATTGATGATTCCACACGAGAGAAACTCGTCAAATTGTTGCCAAAAGTAGCAGATGGAGGGACATTCATATGTAAAGGCCTCAATCTAGGCTTAGAG GTACTCAAAAAGGACAATGGGGATGTGATAGGGGATGAAATCATTTTTCTCACAGATGGTGAAGCATCGGACGATATTAATAGTTGTGTCCCAGCTGCAATTAAAAGTGGCGCCATTATACACACAATAGCTTTGGGTGATAAAGCAGATGAAGCACTGAGGAAAATGGCTGCCAAAACTG GGGGGAAATTTATCACAGCCAGTGATGACATTCTCTCTAATCAGCTACTGAATGGATTTTCTTCACTTACAATACCAACAGGAGATCAAACAAAAGACCCAGTTCAG ATAGACAGTGTGGGAATAAAAACATCAGACTGGTTCAATGGGACAATATTAGTGGATCAGACCATTGGTACCAAAACCAGCTTTACAATAACCTATGAAAAAAGTTTACCTGACATTTCCATACATTCACCAAGTGGCTCAACCTACAAACAAGTACAGATGCGTCATGATAAAGCAGCAAAAACAGTCACTTTTAAAGTTCCAGGAACTGCAGAG CCTGGGGACTGGAAGTACAGTATCCAAACTACAATAagtcagtctctgactataacAGCAACGAGTCAAATGGCGCGTCCTGATGTTCCCCCTATCATTGTCAAAGCCCGCATGAACCAGCAGTTCAGTGACGGCACTAAACCCATGATAGTGTTTGCTGAGGTCAGTCAGAATTACAAGCCTGTAATAAAGGCTGAAGTGTGGGCTTACCTGGAGTCTGAATCTGGGTCTGCACAAGAATTACAACTTCTGGACAATGGAGCAG GAGCTGATACTTTCAAAGATGATGGCATTTATTCCAGATATTTCACTCAGTTGAAAAAAGGGAGAAGCAGcttgaaagtaaaagtgaagAATCAAGATGGACAAGCCAGATTTACTTTCCAAAAAAGCGGTGGTGCCCCATACGTACCTGGATATGTGGTAAACG GTGTGGTGGAGATGAATCCTCCAAAGCCTCCAGTTTCTGAGGAATCACTCGAGGTTGGAAGATTTACCAGGACAGTCACTGGAGAGAGTTTTGAGGTGGTTTTTACAGGCTCAACCCCACCAAATTTCCCTCCTAACAGAATCACAGATCTGAGTGCTGAGATCCAGGAGGACTCTGTGCTTCTCAACTGGACGGCTCCTGGTGAGGACCTCGACTATGGGACAG CGAAATCCTATGAGATCAGGTGGAGCTTTGACCTTAAAGTGCTTCGATTCAACTTCAGCAATGCTCACGTATTCAACACAACTGCTATCTCACCGCAGGAGGCTGGATCAGTTGAACAGCATTCATTCAATCCTAATATCACTATCCAAAATGGCACCACAATCTTTTTTGCTGTTCAGTCTGAGgacaaagaaaatgtaaaatctgaAATCTCCAACATTGCTCAAGCTTCAAAGATGGTCCCTGGTC AAACCACACACATGCCAGAAATAGACCTGAAGTTGATGTTCATTGCAATTTCTGTTTGTCTGGCAACTGTGGTGATTATTGGTATTATTGCGATAACAACATGGGCGTTGAGTCGAAGAAAACTTAGTTCTTAG